In a genomic window of Phycisphaerae bacterium:
- a CDS encoding type II toxin-antitoxin system prevent-host-death family antitoxin, whose translation MRRIGIRELRQNASKYIRLVKAGETLEVTERDVPVARLTPLPTRPKSRLEEMIERGEIIPGNQDWANLPQPAPSPTGLTSELVLEELREERLP comes from the coding sequence ATGAGACGCATTGGTATCCGCGAGCTGCGGCAAAACGCCAGCAAGTACATCCGCCTGGTGAAGGCCGGTGAAACCCTGGAGGTCACGGAGCGAGACGTGCCGGTGGCACGGCTCACCCCACTTCCAACGCGGCCGAAATCCCGCCTTGAGGAGATGATAGAGCGCGGCGAAATTATCCCAGGGAACCAGGACTGGGCGAATCTGCCGCAGCCCGCGCCGTCACCGACGGGGTTAACCTCGGAGCTGGTGCTTGAAGAACTGCGAGAGGAGCGGCTCCCGTAG
- a CDS encoding type II toxin-antitoxin system VapC family toxin: MVWYCDSSALIKLYVQEAESEALREFLADRRMAVSQLGVLETIRGAARLKVEIQPEQFESFHLMTITTDVLLLAAALPPPELRPLDAIHVASALRLGPACEGIVAYDSRMQEAARFAGLAVVSPGLDR, from the coding sequence TTGGTTTGGTATTGCGATAGCTCGGCTCTCATAAAGCTGTACGTTCAGGAAGCGGAATCTGAGGCGCTTCGAGAGTTCTTGGCGGACCGGCGTATGGCCGTTAGCCAACTCGGTGTTCTCGAGACCATCCGCGGGGCTGCCCGCCTGAAGGTCGAAATACAACCGGAGCAGTTTGAATCGTTTCACCTGATGACGATAACAACTGACGTTTTGCTACTGGCGGCTGCTCTGCCGCCACCCGAGTTGAGGCCCCTCGATGCCATTCACGTGGCTTCAGCGCTTCGTCTCGGGCCGGCCTGCGAAGGCATCGTCGCTTACGACAGCCGCATGCAGGAAGCCGCGCGGTTCGCCGGGCTCGCCGTCGTGTCGCCCGGACTCGACCGCTAA